In the Nitrospirales bacterium LBB_01 genome, one interval contains:
- a CDS encoding polysaccharide biosynthesis tyrosine autokinase: protein MDIRYIIELLFRRRRLILKVFLAILLPITVGTFFIAPTYESTAKIMLKKPASINFLNSAIGVTSNESSSFSTTDRADYLALLTLRPTAEQVVDKLALRKLRIRQRVARSMPFLKPLLKALGVDVNAEGKRLTAEQLLNSGIMTKIFPSPNVKMSQVEDTDLFKISAKAQDPETAANIANTMAAALVDQEIRRVYDTYRYAGKFIDEKIDNVRDATLANLKKIRDFQEKDDALALDTQISNIMTDLNTYKKTFEANNVNIAKTKVLIAKLERQLRNVPSFAKDGSSMGNSDMLSYYKQKLATLYQTLAESRTKYTEKHPIVIDYENQINMVKGLLQREYEKVFDSKSYNMDDLYMTARKSLITYYLELDGIYAQNKVYPEIIKKYEQKLASIPEKQLISSVLSQESTATNTVYSNLLTYKYRVGLVESIEISNFNIVEPAIVHDKASHKSPSLLINMIIALFLGTILSFISIIIMEILDNTVKGIRDIKGLKDVALLGVVKKLTDDSFGLRAKTHVRSFKTISNSLAMFHRDKPIKTILVTSAHDGEGKSFLSSNLAISLASEGKKVLMINTDTKENSLSTIFGLSNTPGLPEFLAGAETVITSVKPTSVSGLFLIPAGINDGGGIRNLTSDRFVSLVDNMEKDYDFIIIDTPSLLSSDEAILIGSRTGKNLVVVVENERTHIDVLAGIFSNLKASGILHSGIVLNKVEAIRFGSEYYDTLRYFPKAEMKD from the coding sequence ATGGACATAAGATACATTATTGAATTGCTCTTTAGGCGCAGGCGGCTTATATTAAAGGTGTTTCTGGCTATTTTACTGCCAATAACAGTTGGCACTTTTTTTATTGCTCCAACTTATGAATCAACTGCTAAAATAATGCTGAAAAAACCTGCGTCAATTAATTTTCTGAATTCGGCTATAGGGGTAACATCAAATGAGTCCTCATCATTTTCAACAACAGACAGGGCGGACTACCTTGCCCTGCTTACGCTTAGACCTACGGCTGAGCAAGTTGTCGATAAACTAGCCCTTAGGAAACTTCGCATAAGGCAACGGGTGGCAAGGTCAATGCCGTTTCTCAAACCACTACTTAAGGCACTTGGCGTTGATGTTAACGCTGAGGGTAAGCGCCTGACAGCGGAGCAGTTATTAAATTCAGGGATTATGACTAAAATCTTTCCATCTCCAAACGTAAAGATGAGCCAGGTAGAAGATACCGATTTATTTAAAATATCTGCTAAAGCACAGGACCCTGAGACTGCCGCAAACATCGCCAACACTATGGCTGCTGCCCTTGTTGACCAGGAAATCAGAAGAGTCTATGATACGTACAGATATGCCGGTAAATTTATAGATGAGAAAATTGACAACGTCAGGGATGCTACTCTTGCCAATTTAAAGAAGATACGAGATTTTCAGGAAAAAGACGATGCACTCGCTCTGGATACCCAAATATCTAACATCATGACCGACCTTAACACTTACAAGAAGACTTTTGAAGCAAACAACGTTAACATAGCAAAAACCAAAGTCTTGATAGCTAAACTGGAAAGACAATTAAGAAACGTACCTTCTTTTGCCAAAGACGGCAGCAGCATGGGAAACTCAGACATGCTCTCATACTATAAACAGAAACTGGCAACGCTTTATCAGACACTTGCTGAATCAAGGACCAAATATACAGAAAAGCATCCGATTGTTATTGATTATGAAAACCAGATTAACATGGTAAAAGGACTTCTGCAAAGAGAATACGAAAAAGTCTTTGACTCTAAGTCCTACAACATGGACGACTTATATATGACTGCAAGAAAGAGCCTTATCACATATTACCTGGAGCTTGACGGAATATACGCCCAAAACAAGGTCTATCCTGAAATTATAAAAAAATATGAGCAAAAACTCGCCTCCATTCCAGAAAAACAACTTATAAGTTCAGTCCTCTCGCAGGAATCCACGGCCACTAACACTGTTTACTCCAATCTGCTTACCTATAAGTACAGGGTCGGTCTCGTGGAATCTATAGAGATCTCAAATTTCAACATTGTGGAGCCTGCTATAGTTCATGACAAAGCATCTCATAAGTCTCCATCACTGTTAATTAATATGATTATCGCATTATTTTTAGGCACTATTCTTAGTTTTATAAGCATCATCATTATGGAAATCCTTGACAACACTGTTAAGGGTATCAGAGACATAAAGGGATTAAAAGATGTTGCACTACTTGGCGTCGTAAAAAAACTGACAGACGACAGTTTTGGACTGAGAGCAAAAACACATGTCAGATCATTTAAAACCATATCAAACAGCCTTGCCATGTTTCACCGCGATAAGCCGATAAAAACCATACTTGTAACAAGCGCTCATGATGGCGAGGGAAAGAGTTTTTTGTCGTCTAATCTTGCCATATCTTTGGCCTCAGAGGGTAAAAAGGTACTTATGATTAACACTGACACTAAGGAAAACTCTCTCAGCACTATTTTTGGACTATCCAACACGCCGGGTCTTCCTGAGTTTTTAGCTGGAGCGGAAACTGTGATTACAAGCGTTAAGCCGACCTCTGTCTCAGGGCTTTTTCTTATACCTGCAGGGATAAATGATGGCGGCGGCATTAGGAATTTGACCTCTGACAGGTTTGTTTCCCTTGTAGATAATATGGAAAAAGATTATGACTTTATTATAATAGACACCCCGTCGTTGCTGTCCTCTGATGAGGCAATACTTATAGGCAGTCGTACGGGTAAAAACCTTGTCGTTGTCGTTGAAAACGAACGCACGCACATTGACGTACTTGCTGGAATCTTTTCTAACCTTAAGGCATCAGGAATTCTGCACTCAGGCATTGTACTTAATAAGGTTGAAGCTATAAGATTCGGCTCTGAGTACTATGACACATTAAGATATTTCCCAAAAGCTGAAATGAAAGATTAA
- the tatC gene encoding twin-arginine translocase subunit TatC, with translation MPFVEHLTELRTRLLVSFVTIFVIFIAVFNYSEYLFKILVLPMEESLVFKMQMPFISFVPKTTSAVKLVFLEPAEAFWMHLKLSMLASIVLALPVLFSQLWLFISPGLLPKEKKYVLPFIFSATILFMCGAFFCFIIVLPFALGFLLTYKTEHLTPMISVGHYVDFTMKFILAFGIIFEMPIIIIILTRLGIVTPVFLKKYRKHAIVMAFIIAGVVTPTPDAFNQTLMAVPMIVLYEIGIFVSKFFIKKPEENETKDVVKSETKSEGGGSEK, from the coding sequence ATGCCTTTTGTTGAACATCTTACTGAATTACGAACCAGGCTACTGGTTTCATTTGTAACAATATTTGTGATTTTCATTGCAGTTTTTAACTATTCGGAATATTTGTTTAAAATCCTTGTGCTGCCTATGGAGGAGAGTCTGGTTTTCAAAATGCAGATGCCGTTTATATCTTTTGTGCCAAAAACCACGTCAGCAGTAAAGCTGGTTTTTTTGGAGCCTGCCGAGGCCTTCTGGATGCACTTAAAGCTGTCCATGCTGGCCTCTATAGTGTTGGCACTGCCGGTTTTGTTTTCTCAGTTGTGGCTTTTTATATCACCTGGACTATTGCCTAAGGAAAAGAAATATGTGCTGCCGTTTATATTTTCTGCAACAATTCTTTTTATGTGCGGAGCATTTTTCTGTTTTATCATAGTGCTTCCATTTGCTCTTGGATTTTTGCTTACCTATAAAACCGAGCACCTGACGCCTATGATTTCAGTGGGCCACTACGTGGATTTCACGATGAAGTTCATTCTTGCCTTTGGCATAATATTTGAGATGCCCATTATTATAATAATTTTAACGAGGCTGGGGATTGTTACGCCTGTGTTTCTTAAAAAGTACAGAAAACACGCCATTGTAATGGCTTTTATAATTGCCGGTGTTGTTACGCCTACGCCTGATGCTTTTAATCAGACCCTTATGGCAGTACCTATGATAGTGCTGTATGAGATAGGAATTTTCGTGTCTAAGTTTTTTATAAAGAAGCCGGAGGAAAATGAAACTAAAGATGTCGTCAAAAGTGAGACAAAAAGTGAGGGAGGGGGCAGCGAAAAGTGA
- the trxA gene encoding thioredoxin, which yields MAEGVIAATTATWESEVLKTQGLVLVDFWAVWCGPCRMVAPIVEELAKEFAGKLKVVKLNTDENPDVASKYKIMGIPTLMFFRSGEKIDQLVGAVPKAQLKEKIQTLLG from the coding sequence ATGGCAGAAGGAGTAATAGCCGCAACAACGGCCACGTGGGAATCTGAGGTGTTAAAGACGCAGGGACTAGTGCTTGTTGACTTTTGGGCAGTGTGGTGCGGCCCGTGCAGGATGGTAGCTCCTATTGTTGAGGAGTTAGCAAAGGAATTTGCAGGGAAATTAAAGGTTGTTAAACTGAACACTGATGAGAATCCCGATGTAGCGAGTAAGTACAAAATAATGGGGATACCAACCCTGATGTTTTTCCGCAGCGGTGAAAAAATAGACCAACTTGTTGGGGCAGTACCCAAAGCACAGCTTAAGGAAAAGATTCAAACGCTTCTTGGTTAA
- the ffh gene encoding signal recognition particle protein: protein MFASLNEKLEAVFKKLKGKGFLTSGDIDVAMKEIRLALLEADVNFKVVKGFVEKVKVKSLGAQVLESLTPGQQVVKIVNDELCILLGKDNEKIRLSPNPPTVVLMAGLQGSGKTTTTAKIALHFKTQGRRPMMVAADLQRPAAIDQLIALGKQIGVPVFFSKEEKNPVKVCRDAIAEAKKEARDIVFVDTAGRLHIDDELMGQLRDIKDAVLPTETLFVADAMTGQDAVNIAHTFNERIGIDGIVLTKMDGDARGGAAISIREVTGRPIKFIGTGEKIDMIEPFYPERIASRILGMGDVLSFIEKAQQTFDEKDAEKFKDKLLTDSFTLDDLRDQLSKIRSMGPIQNLLNMIPGFNKMKGVEVDEKQFVRIEAMINSMTKKEKRNPDILNGSRKIRISKGSGTTVADVNRLLKQYKDMKKMMKMFKGKKGLKMPDFMPF, encoded by the coding sequence TTGTTTGCTTCTTTAAATGAGAAATTAGAGGCTGTTTTTAAGAAGTTAAAAGGCAAAGGCTTTTTAACCTCCGGTGATATAGACGTAGCCATGAAAGAGATACGTTTGGCTCTTCTTGAGGCTGATGTTAACTTTAAAGTCGTTAAAGGCTTTGTAGAGAAGGTAAAAGTAAAGTCGCTTGGCGCACAGGTTTTGGAAAGTCTGACGCCGGGGCAGCAGGTTGTAAAAATAGTAAATGACGAGCTGTGTATCCTTCTGGGAAAAGATAACGAGAAAATCCGCCTGTCTCCTAATCCCCCTACTGTGGTATTGATGGCAGGGCTTCAAGGCTCAGGTAAAACAACCACTACTGCAAAAATAGCGCTTCATTTTAAAACTCAGGGCAGACGTCCTATGATGGTTGCCGCTGACCTTCAACGCCCGGCGGCAATTGATCAGCTTATAGCTCTTGGAAAACAAATCGGTGTGCCTGTGTTTTTCTCAAAAGAAGAGAAAAATCCCGTTAAGGTTTGTCGGGATGCAATAGCAGAGGCTAAAAAAGAGGCGCGGGACATTGTGTTTGTTGACACGGCTGGACGGCTTCATATTGACGATGAGCTTATGGGACAGCTTAGAGACATAAAGGACGCCGTACTACCCACAGAGACCCTCTTTGTGGCCGATGCAATGACAGGTCAGGATGCCGTAAATATAGCGCATACATTTAACGAAAGAATCGGCATAGACGGCATTGTCCTTACCAAGATGGATGGCGATGCCCGCGGAGGCGCTGCCATATCCATACGAGAAGTCACCGGCAGGCCGATTAAGTTTATCGGTACCGGTGAAAAAATAGATATGATAGAGCCGTTTTACCCGGAGCGTATTGCCTCAAGAATTCTTGGCATGGGAGATGTGCTCAGTTTCATAGAAAAAGCCCAGCAGACTTTTGACGAAAAAGACGCCGAGAAATTTAAAGATAAGCTTCTTACTGACAGCTTCACGCTTGATGACCTAAGAGACCAGTTAAGTAAAATACGCTCTATGGGCCCCATTCAGAATCTTCTTAACATGATCCCCGGCTTTAACAAAATGAAAGGAGTTGAGGTCGACGAAAAACAGTTTGTAAGAATTGAGGCCATGATAAACTCAATGACAAAAAAGGAAAAGAGAAACCCTGATATATTAAACGGCAGTAGAAAAATCCGGATATCAAAGGGCAGCGGCACCACAGTGGCCGATGTCAACCGCCTGTTGAAGCAGTATAAGGATATGAAAAAAATGATGAAAATGTTTAAGGGAAAGAAGGGCTTAAAGATGCCTGATTTTATGCCCTTTTAA
- the rpsP gene encoding 30S ribosomal protein S16: MVKIRLTRMGAHKRPFYRIVVTDSRTRRDGRFLEIVGNYDPLKEPSLVKLDVEKIKKWLGNGAQPTDIVKKLLQRAGVQLQTA, translated from the coding sequence TTGGTAAAGATACGTTTGACAAGAATGGGAGCACATAAGAGGCCGTTTTACAGAATTGTGGTGACAGACAGCAGGACACGGCGGGATGGGCGGTTTTTAGAGATAGTGGGCAATTATGACCCTCTAAAGGAGCCCTCTTTAGTGAAGCTTGATGTAGAGAAAATTAAAAAGTGGCTTGGGAATGGCGCTCAGCCTACCGATATAGTTAAAAAGCTATTACAGAGGGCTGGAGTACAACTGCAAACAGCCTGA
- a CDS encoding KH domain-containing protein, protein MKELVEVMARALVDKPEDVSVKEVDGEKTTVFELRVAATDLGKVIGKQGKTARAMRTILSASGTKIGKRSVLEILE, encoded by the coding sequence ATGAAAGAACTAGTTGAGGTTATGGCAAGAGCACTTGTGGATAAGCCTGAGGATGTCTCTGTTAAAGAGGTTGACGGTGAAAAGACAACGGTTTTTGAGTTAAGAGTGGCTGCAACCGACCTGGGTAAGGTAATTGGTAAGCAGGGAAAGACAGCCAGGGCAATGAGGACAATTCTCTCAGCCTCCGGAACTAAAATAGGAAAACGTTCCGTACTGGAAATTCTCGAATAA
- the rimM gene encoding 16S rRNA processing protein RimM: MSVAYVEVGRLLKPHGLKGEIKAVLDMAFSDMETFFIERAGTVEPVRVNSIRDGTNSLIVQLSGIETPERAQEYAGALIKIDENDLPVLSEGHYYHHEIIGLEVITTTGERVGIVTDILDVKSNDVYVVEGGDGKEHLIPAIADVIKEINIKEGTITIEVMEGLLQG, encoded by the coding sequence ATGTCTGTGGCATACGTAGAGGTCGGGAGGCTTTTAAAACCTCATGGACTTAAAGGGGAAATTAAGGCTGTATTGGATATGGCATTTTCCGATATGGAGACATTTTTTATCGAAAGAGCCGGAACTGTTGAGCCTGTACGTGTGAACTCCATAAGGGATGGCACAAACAGCCTTATAGTTCAGCTCTCTGGCATAGAAACGCCAGAGCGTGCGCAAGAATATGCAGGAGCTCTGATTAAAATTGATGAAAATGACCTTCCGGTACTTTCAGAGGGGCACTATTATCATCACGAAATAATCGGTCTTGAGGTCATCACAACGACCGGAGAGCGAGTTGGCATTGTGACAGACATTTTAGACGTTAAATCTAATGATGTCTATGTCGTAGAGGGGGGGGATGGTAAGGAGCATTTAATCCCTGCAATAGCGGATGTAATTAAGGAGATAAATATAAAAGAGGGGACAATTACAATAGAGGTCATGGAGGGTTTGCTTCAGGGATGA
- the trmD gene encoding tRNA (guanosine(37)-N1)-methyltransferase TrmD, whose protein sequence is MRFNVLTIFPGLIDYYAGESIIKRAIAANKAEVKAVNIRDFTTDKHLCVDDYPFGGGPGMVLKVQPIHDALMSLKAEAATGHVVLLSPGGRLFTQAVAEELAHSEKSLTLICGRYEGVDERVVEFAHEEMSIGDYVLTGGELAALVIIDAVCRLLPGVLGDERSKEEESFTSGLLDYPHYTRPAEFMGMKVPEVLIGGNHRLIQNWRQREALRKTLLHKPNMVNYAELTEADREIIEQLKEEMTDEFFIGT, encoded by the coding sequence ATGAGATTCAATGTGCTGACAATTTTCCCCGGCCTCATTGACTATTACGCAGGGGAGAGTATAATAAAGCGCGCAATTGCCGCAAACAAGGCAGAGGTGAAAGCGGTCAACATACGGGACTTCACAACGGACAAGCACCTGTGTGTGGATGATTATCCGTTTGGCGGAGGCCCAGGTATGGTGTTAAAGGTGCAGCCTATACATGATGCTCTGATGAGTCTCAAAGCAGAGGCGGCAACTGGTCATGTCGTGCTTTTGTCACCCGGCGGGCGGCTCTTTACGCAAGCCGTGGCAGAGGAGTTAGCCCATTCTGAAAAGAGCTTGACGTTGATATGCGGACGGTACGAGGGCGTGGATGAGAGGGTTGTAGAGTTTGCCCATGAGGAAATGTCCATTGGCGATTATGTACTGACTGGCGGAGAGTTAGCCGCTTTGGTTATAATAGACGCTGTGTGCAGACTTTTGCCGGGAGTGTTAGGGGATGAGCGCTCAAAGGAGGAGGAATCCTTTACAAGCGGGCTCCTGGACTATCCGCATTATACAAGACCTGCGGAGTTTATGGGAATGAAGGTGCCTGAGGTTTTAATCGGTGGCAATCACAGGCTTATTCAGAATTGGCGGCAAAGGGAGGCGTTAAGAAAGACCCTTTTACATAAACCAAATATGGTAAATTATGCAGAGTTAACAGAAGCTGACAGAGAGATAATAGAACAACTTAAGGAGGAGATGACAGATGAATTTTTTATCGGCACTTGA
- the rplS gene encoding 50S ribosomal protein L19 produces MNFLSALEETHKKGDIPVFNIGDTVRVHVRVVEGDKERVQPYEGVVIARHGGGVRETFTVRKVSFGVGVERIFPLHSPIVKLIEVMRRGDVRQAKLYYLRSKKGKDAKIKEKGREQHKGG; encoded by the coding sequence ATGAATTTTTTATCGGCACTTGAAGAGACGCACAAAAAAGGCGACATACCTGTTTTCAATATAGGAGACACGGTCAGAGTGCATGTGCGAGTGGTGGAGGGGGACAAGGAACGCGTTCAGCCCTATGAGGGGGTTGTGATAGCACGCCATGGGGGCGGAGTAAGAGAGACCTTCACGGTGCGTAAGGTATCGTTTGGAGTCGGTGTGGAGAGGATATTCCCACTGCATTCCCCGATAGTAAAGTTGATTGAGGTGATGCGACGCGGCGATGTGCGGCAGGCAAAACTATATTACCTGAGGTCAAAGAAAGGCAAAGACGCAAAAATCAAGGAAAAGGGAAGGGAGCAGCATAAAGGGGGCTGA
- a CDS encoding ribonuclease HII, translating into MSALFDFDREYITNGHTLIGGIDEAGRGPLAGPVVAACVILPAGIYIEGLNDSKKLTEAARNRIFKELLYNKAVRIGLGIATNAEIDSVNILNATRIAMKRAVTDVPIRPKLLLIDAVKLKDIDIEQVSIIKGDEKSASIASASVIAKVVRDSIMSGYHKTYPQYGFIRHKGYGTREHVANIKEHGPCEIHRMTFAPVSKMI; encoded by the coding sequence ATGTCAGCTCTGTTTGACTTTGACAGGGAATATATCACAAATGGGCACACCCTGATAGGCGGGATAGATGAGGCCGGGCGGGGGCCGCTTGCTGGCCCTGTTGTGGCAGCCTGTGTGATATTACCTGCCGGTATTTATATTGAAGGTTTGAACGATTCTAAAAAATTGACGGAAGCTGCCAGAAACCGGATATTTAAAGAGTTGCTTTACAACAAGGCTGTCCGAATTGGTTTAGGAATTGCTACAAATGCTGAGATTGACAGTGTAAACATATTAAATGCCACGCGTATTGCCATGAAAAGGGCGGTTACGGATGTCCCCATAAGACCGAAATTGCTGTTAATAGATGCGGTAAAGCTTAAGGACATTGACATAGAGCAGGTATCAATCATAAAAGGGGACGAAAAGAGCGCTTCAATTGCCTCGGCCTCAGTTATAGCAAAGGTTGTGAGAGATTCCATTATGAGCGGCTATCATAAGACATATCCTCAGTACGGCTTTATACGACACAAGGGCTATGGAACGCGTGAGCATGTTGCTAACATCAAAGAGCACGGCCCCTGCGAAATCCATCGCATGACTTTTGCACCTGTTAGTAAAATGATATAG
- the rnr gene encoding ribonuclease R — translation MMDKEKLKKYLKTMKKPQSFGELSKRLCGTSKETRLLKKYLREQVRLGVVVRTKNGHYGPAEGMGLASGYFEAHRGGYGFVIVDKPGERDIFIPGRKTNGAMDNDRVIVRMEDTRRREGSIVQVVERVCDKVFGRVDYVGNACYLKPKNKTIMFDLFIPEKDTLNAKSGDNVTAEITDYGNAHRPPTGKITKIMTEPEGPKSEIDMIVDEFHLPVRFPKAVTAEAKDLPDSITSDMITERVDLRELKTVTIDGERARDFDDAISIIKEEQGYKLYVHIADVGHFVPWESALDTEARKRGTSVYFPDRVIPMFPKRLSEELCSLKPKVDRLTFTAEMTFKEDGSRATSKFYPSVIRSNERMTYTAVKEILIDKNERQRKKYAALLPEFEAMEELCHKLRAVRLKRGSLDFDLPEPEIILDMQGGLESIAGTDRNFAHFIVEEFMIAANEAVSSFLESLKIPTVFRIHEAPDDRKLDEIIKVLKCTILWSKNRINASDFPQIIAKASDTPFKEVINYLVLRSLKQARYSTANERHFGLASESYTHFTSPIRRYPDLVVHRVLREALIMGGHKGKEFLKKLSDIAFHCSHRERVAEEAERETINALRVWFLKDSVGEKFSGKIVGINARGLRVRLDNHFIDGMVEVSQMFDDYYVFDEKSLTLRGKNTKKVFHIGSTVTVWIERVDMQEREIFFSFQGIDIETLK, via the coding sequence ATGATGGACAAAGAGAAATTAAAGAAATACTTAAAAACGATGAAAAAGCCGCAGTCTTTTGGGGAGCTCTCTAAGCGGCTCTGTGGAACTTCAAAAGAGACCCGTTTGCTTAAAAAATATCTGAGGGAACAGGTGAGGCTTGGAGTTGTGGTACGTACCAAAAACGGTCACTATGGGCCTGCTGAGGGGATGGGTCTTGCCAGTGGCTATTTTGAAGCCCACAGGGGAGGCTATGGGTTTGTCATAGTAGATAAGCCCGGAGAAAGAGACATATTTATTCCCGGCAGAAAGACAAACGGAGCAATGGACAACGACCGCGTTATCGTAAGAATGGAGGACACAAGACGTCGTGAGGGCTCCATAGTGCAGGTGGTTGAAAGGGTCTGCGATAAGGTCTTTGGACGGGTTGATTATGTTGGAAATGCCTGTTATCTTAAGCCAAAAAATAAGACAATTATGTTTGACTTATTTATACCGGAAAAAGACACGCTAAACGCAAAATCAGGAGATAACGTAACGGCGGAAATAACAGACTACGGAAATGCGCACAGACCGCCTACAGGAAAAATCACGAAGATTATGACAGAGCCTGAGGGGCCGAAATCCGAAATAGACATGATAGTCGATGAGTTTCATCTGCCCGTCAGATTCCCTAAGGCTGTCACAGCTGAGGCAAAAGATTTGCCGGATAGCATCACATCGGATATGATTACCGAGCGTGTGGATTTACGAGAGCTTAAAACAGTCACGATAGATGGAGAACGGGCAAGGGATTTTGACGATGCAATATCAATAATCAAAGAGGAGCAGGGGTACAAGCTCTATGTGCATATTGCCGATGTCGGTCACTTTGTGCCGTGGGAAAGTGCTCTTGACACAGAGGCACGAAAGCGAGGCACTTCGGTGTATTTCCCTGACAGAGTAATCCCGATGTTTCCAAAGCGGCTATCTGAGGAGCTTTGCAGTCTTAAGCCAAAAGTTGACAGACTGACATTTACGGCAGAAATGACTTTCAAAGAGGACGGTTCAAGGGCAACATCAAAATTTTATCCCTCCGTGATAAGAAGCAATGAGAGAATGACCTATACTGCGGTTAAAGAGATACTTATTGATAAGAATGAGCGACAGAGAAAAAAGTATGCCGCACTCTTGCCGGAATTTGAAGCGATGGAGGAGTTGTGCCACAAATTAAGGGCAGTGCGCCTTAAGCGGGGGAGTCTTGATTTTGACCTGCCTGAGCCGGAGATAATTCTTGATATGCAGGGAGGGCTTGAAAGCATAGCCGGAACGGATAGAAACTTTGCGCATTTTATCGTGGAGGAGTTTATGATAGCCGCTAATGAGGCGGTTAGCAGTTTTTTGGAATCACTTAAAATTCCTACGGTTTTCAGAATTCATGAGGCTCCTGATGACAGAAAACTTGATGAGATAATAAAAGTCCTCAAGTGCACCATATTGTGGAGTAAAAACCGGATAAATGCCTCAGATTTCCCCCAAATAATAGCAAAAGCATCAGACACTCCCTTTAAGGAGGTAATCAATTATCTGGTGCTAAGAAGTTTGAAACAAGCGCGGTATTCAACGGCGAATGAGCGGCACTTTGGACTTGCCTCAGAGAGCTACACGCACTTTACGTCACCGATAAGGAGATACCCTGATCTGGTTGTACATAGAGTGCTCAGAGAGGCCTTAATAATGGGGGGGCATAAGGGGAAAGAGTTTTTAAAAAAATTATCAGATATAGCTTTCCACTGTTCACACAGGGAGAGGGTAGCTGAGGAGGCGGAAAGAGAAACAATTAATGCGCTTCGGGTTTGGTTTTTAAAAGACAGCGTGGGGGAGAAGTTTTCAGGCAAAATAGTGGGAATAAACGCAAGAGGACTGAGAGTACGGCTTGACAATCATTTCATAGACGGAATGGTAGAGGTCTCTCAGATGTTTGATGACTACTATGTGTTTGACGAAAAGAGCCTGACTCTAAGAGGAAAAAACACAAAGAAGGTGTTTCATATAGGCAGTACGGTTACTGTATGGATAGAGAGGGTGGATATGCAAGAGAGGGAGATATTTTTCAGTTTTCAAGGTATAGATATAGAAACGTTAAAATAG
- the kdpF gene encoding K(+)-transporting ATPase subunit F — protein METFYWVGGVVSVVLLIYLTVALLKPEVF, from the coding sequence ATGGAAACTTTTTACTGGGTTGGCGGAGTTGTCAGTGTGGTGCTGCTTATCTATCTTACTGTGGCGCTTTTGAAACCGGAGGTGTTTTAA